The Candidatus Zixiibacteriota bacterium genome includes a region encoding these proteins:
- a CDS encoding ABC transporter ATP-binding protein — protein MADQIDENEQIGPGEISIGSRQAFMKLLPLLKPYKAGLVYCFLLLAVATGLSLYWPVLLKHALDVDIKSSDFRGLIITVLIIGVSQALTLLLQYFQRIKLEIIGQGIMVELKRRLFHHILSLDVSFFDKNPVGRLLARVESDTESLRQLFTNTIVLLIGDLFLAAGVFAVMFYYSRRLTLILTGLLPIMLLLLFIFERLTTPHFLALRKRMAEVTATLTEFLHGMSIIQIFNRGSYARERLNEANRLKFRDDIYVHIGVTIFFNIVFFLQYVMISLVLFFGIKWAGSGVITVGTISMFIILIWRAFEPIYRISEQMANVQKAIAGAKRIFALLANDEKLPDPVHPVQWKRLEQGICFDHVWFSYNGDDNYALKDATFEIPNGKRIALAGVTGGGKTTVISLLLRFYDPQRGKITVDGIDIRNISKEELRRRFALVLQDIFLFPGSIRANIALESEHVTEEQVMHAAVTVEADRFVRRLPQGYKTEVSEKGSNFSRGERQLLSFARALVVNPDVLILDEATSSVDPETERTIQESLRKLMNGRTSLIIAHRLSTILDVDRILVIRRGEIIERGTHTDLILQDGYYSKLFHLQFKNRNGVVTNVK, from the coding sequence TGAGAATGAACAAATCGGTCCCGGAGAAATATCGATAGGCTCCCGGCAGGCCTTCATGAAGCTTCTGCCGCTGCTGAAACCCTACAAAGCCGGGCTGGTATATTGCTTTCTGCTTCTGGCCGTGGCCACGGGGCTTTCGCTTTACTGGCCGGTGCTGTTGAAACATGCCCTTGACGTAGATATAAAGAGCAGCGATTTTCGGGGACTAATTATCACCGTCCTGATAATCGGTGTCAGCCAGGCTCTGACCCTTCTGCTGCAATATTTCCAGCGGATAAAACTGGAGATAATCGGCCAGGGCATTATGGTGGAGCTGAAGCGCCGGCTGTTCCATCATATTCTCTCTCTCGATGTGTCGTTTTTCGACAAGAACCCGGTCGGGCGCCTGCTGGCGCGGGTGGAGTCGGATACCGAGTCGCTACGGCAGTTGTTTACCAACACGATTGTACTGTTAATCGGCGATCTCTTTCTGGCGGCCGGCGTATTTGCCGTGATGTTCTATTACAGCCGGCGGCTGACCCTGATTCTGACCGGCCTGCTACCGATTATGCTTTTGCTGCTGTTTATTTTTGAACGGTTGACCACCCCGCACTTTCTGGCTTTGCGCAAGCGAATGGCCGAGGTCACGGCTACTCTGACTGAATTTCTGCATGGGATGTCGATCATCCAGATTTTTAATCGCGGTTCCTATGCCCGGGAACGCCTCAACGAGGCCAACCGCTTGAAATTCCGCGATGATATCTATGTCCATATCGGCGTGACGATCTTCTTTAACATCGTCTTTTTTCTGCAGTACGTGATGATCAGTCTGGTGCTATTTTTCGGCATCAAATGGGCCGGTTCGGGAGTGATTACGGTGGGAACGATAAGCATGTTCATCATTCTCATCTGGCGCGCTTTCGAACCGATTTACCGCATTTCGGAACAGATGGCGAACGTCCAGAAGGCAATTGCCGGGGCCAAGCGGATCTTTGCGCTCCTGGCCAATGATGAGAAACTCCCCGACCCGGTCCATCCGGTGCAATGGAAAAGACTGGAACAGGGAATCTGTTTTGACCATGTCTGGTTCTCTTATAATGGTGATGACAATTATGCCTTGAAAGACGCCACTTTTGAGATTCCCAACGGTAAACGGATTGCCCTGGCAGGGGTGACCGGAGGCGGAAAAACAACCGTTATCTCGCTTCTGCTCCGCTTCTATGACCCGCAGCGAGGGAAAATAACGGTTGACGGGATCGATATCCGCAATATCTCAAAAGAGGAGCTGCGGCGCCGGTTTGCGCTGGTGTTGCAGGATATATTTCTGTTCCCGGGGAGTATTCGAGCCAATATAGCTCTCGAATCCGAGCATGTCACCGAGGAACAGGTGATGCATGCCGCCGTCACGGTCGAGGCGGATCGCTTTGTCCGTCGCCTGCCTCAGGGGTACAAGACCGAGGTTTCGGAAAAGGGATCAAATTTCAGCCGGGGAGAGCGGCAGTTGCTCTCGTTCGCACGGGCGCTGGTGGTCAACCCCGATGTCCTGATTCTTGATGAAGCCACCAGCTCGGTCGACCCGGAGACGGAACGGACGATTCAAGAGTCGCTCCGGAAATTGATGAATGGAAGAACCTCGCTGATCATTGCCCACCGCCTCTCAACCATTCTCGATGTCGACAGGATTCTGGTCATACGGCGCGGCGAAATAATCGAGCGGGGAACGCACACCGATTTGATCCTGCAGGACGGCTATTACTCCAAGCTGTTCCATCTGCAGTTCAAAAATAGAAATGGAGTTGTGACCAATGTTAAATAA